A region from the Halomonas piscis genome encodes:
- a CDS encoding TspO/MBR family protein translates to MPSFSKPQQAFGLLGWLAISFAASAVGAIASIQASAFYNQLAQPDWAPPASVFGPVWTTLYALMGVAAWLVWRRGGFTRQRRALALFLVQLGVNALWSWVFFVWHQGALGFFNILLLIVLVAATTATFWRTQRLAGALLVPYLLWIGFAAALNYSVWQLNPQVLG, encoded by the coding sequence ATGCCATCATTCTCAAAACCGCAACAAGCCTTCGGCCTGCTGGGCTGGCTGGCAATAAGCTTCGCAGCGTCTGCCGTGGGGGCGATTGCCTCGATACAGGCCAGCGCGTTCTATAACCAGCTTGCACAGCCTGACTGGGCGCCGCCCGCCTCGGTGTTTGGGCCGGTGTGGACGACGCTTTACGCGCTGATGGGCGTTGCCGCCTGGCTGGTGTGGCGACGGGGCGGGTTTACGCGCCAGCGGCGGGCGCTTGCGCTGTTTCTGGTGCAGCTGGGGGTGAACGCGCTGTGGAGCTGGGTGTTCTTTGTCTGGCACCAGGGCGCGCTGGGGTTCTTCAACATTCTGCTGTTGATAGTGCTGGTGGCGGCGACAACCGCCACCTTCTGGCGGACGCAGCGGCTGGCCGGTGCTCTTCTCGTCCCTTATCTGTTGTGGATCGGCTTTGCCGCGGCGCTCAACTATTCGGTATGGCAGCTGAACCCGCAGGTGCTGGGGTAG
- a CDS encoding DUF2235 domain-containing protein, with the protein MTKQKLILLFDGTWNDPQDRTNVFRLAQRLHEYDGNVRQRFFYDPGVGTGWPGHYLGGITGYGLSDNLREGYEWLAKRYTDGDDIWLFGFSRGAYTARSLAGLIRKCGLLRIVTPGLLDEAEALYRDGKLNPDDESCHTFKHYYGHTPRIHFIGVWDTVGALGVPGTNLSEHGKYSWHDTELSSTVDYAYHAVALDEHRAAYEVPLWVSRDGKQKADNRDVEQRWFIGAHANVGGGYGDDPLADISLQWMSEKAAAAGLALDAFTAATDAWQTAPTDSFSPFMCGLYARWNRIRHSGDGRHYRPFAQGLEGKPAINVTVDPSVWQRWNDEGYDYRPRTLEDAGKGPPE; encoded by the coding sequence ATGACAAAACAAAAACTGATTCTTCTGTTCGACGGTACCTGGAACGACCCGCAGGACCGCACCAACGTCTTCCGCCTGGCCCAGCGCCTCCACGAGTACGACGGTAATGTCAGACAGCGATTTTTCTACGACCCGGGCGTGGGAACCGGGTGGCCCGGGCATTATTTGGGCGGCATCACCGGCTACGGCCTGAGCGACAACCTGCGGGAAGGCTACGAGTGGCTCGCCAAGCGCTATACCGACGGCGATGACATCTGGCTATTCGGCTTCAGCCGCGGAGCCTATACGGCCAGAAGCCTGGCCGGGCTAATCCGCAAATGCGGGCTTTTACGCATTGTCACGCCCGGTCTGCTGGACGAAGCCGAGGCACTCTACCGGGACGGGAAGCTGAATCCTGACGACGAGTCGTGCCATACGTTCAAGCACTACTACGGCCACACGCCGCGAATTCACTTCATCGGCGTGTGGGATACCGTCGGTGCGCTGGGCGTGCCGGGCACCAACCTGTCCGAGCACGGCAAGTATTCGTGGCACGATACCGAGCTTTCCAGCACCGTGGATTACGCCTACCACGCGGTGGCGCTGGACGAGCACCGCGCCGCCTACGAGGTGCCCCTGTGGGTCAGCCGGGACGGCAAGCAAAAGGCGGACAACCGCGACGTGGAGCAGCGCTGGTTTATCGGCGCCCACGCCAACGTCGGCGGCGGCTACGGCGACGACCCCCTGGCGGATATCTCACTCCAGTGGATGAGCGAAAAGGCCGCCGCGGCGGGGCTGGCGCTGGATGCCTTCACCGCCGCCACAGACGCCTGGCAAACGGCGCCGACGGACTCTTTCAGCCCGTTTATGTGTGGGCTTTATGCTCGCTGGAACCGCATTCGCCACTCGGGAGACGGCCGCCACTACCGACCCTTTGCCCAAGGGCTGGAAGGCAAACCGGCGATCAACGTTACCGTAGACCCAAGCGTATGGCAGCGCTGGAACGATGAAGGATACGACTACCGGCCGCGGACGCTGGAGGATGCGGGCAAAGGGCCGCCGGAGTAG
- the polA gene encoding DNA polymerase I, whose amino-acid sequence MARAPIVLVDGSSYLYRAFHALPALTTSTGAPTGAVKGVLNMLKRLIKDYPESPMAVVFDAPGKTFRDELYEEYKANRPPMPDDLRSQIEPLYQCVRALGLPLLCIEGVEADDVIGTLARHATEAGRDAVVSTGDKDMAQLVNGHITLVNTMKGETLDVAGVEDKFGLPPERIVDFLALMGDKVDNIPGVPGVGEKTALGLLQGMNGGLDTVYGDLERVTTLGFRGAKSLPKKLEAHRDQAFLSYDLATIKTDCELPAGLDDLEIAHPDREALVALYRELEFKRELAELLEGRDEGVDDVKGGTSAPESAAEGDGDTGESSSRQREDAVITIQKELDAWLARLQKAERFCFDLETTSLNYMEAEIVGVGLALEAGEAAYIPLAHDYLDAPEQLDRRAVLEALTPLWESADKTKLGQNLKYDISVLASYGISVAPPLADTMLASYVLNSTATRHDMDSLALKYLGETTTAFADVAGKGARQLTFNQVALEQAVPYACEDVDITLRLFDELMPRVKGEGRLEEVLETLELPLIPVLSRMERAGVALDVERLHAQSKELEARIHELEQKAFDLAGREFNLSSPKQLGEILFDEQKIPVLKKTPKGAPSTAEAVLEELALDYPLPKVIIEHRGLSKLKSTYTDKLPRLVNPVTERVHTSYHQAVTATGRLSSSDPNLQNIPIRTEEGRKIRQAFTARPGYRVVAADYSQIELRIMAHLSEDEGLLKAFAEGKDIHAATAAEVFGTELGKVTGDQRRSAKAINFGLIYGMSAWGLSRQLHIERNQAQIYIDRYFDRYPGVGRYMERIRAQAAEDGFVETVAGRRLYLPEITAQNRNRRQAAERTAINAPMQGTAADIIKRAMIDVDAWLQEGEFDALMVMQVHDELVFEVAESQIDAFKKEVAKRMENAASLSVALTVEAQSGTHWDEAH is encoded by the coding sequence ATGGCTCGTGCACCCATCGTTTTAGTTGACGGCTCTTCCTACCTTTACCGGGCGTTTCACGCGCTGCCGGCGCTGACCACCTCTACCGGGGCGCCTACCGGCGCGGTCAAGGGCGTGCTCAATATGCTCAAGCGCCTGATCAAGGACTATCCCGAAAGCCCCATGGCGGTGGTGTTCGACGCCCCGGGCAAAACCTTTCGCGACGAGCTTTACGAGGAGTACAAGGCCAACCGCCCGCCGATGCCCGACGACCTGAGAAGCCAGATCGAGCCGCTTTACCAGTGCGTCAGAGCGCTGGGGCTGCCGCTTTTGTGCATCGAGGGCGTCGAGGCCGACGACGTCATCGGCACCCTTGCCCGCCACGCCACCGAGGCCGGGCGCGACGCAGTGGTCTCCACCGGCGACAAGGACATGGCCCAGCTGGTCAACGGCCATATTACGCTGGTCAACACCATGAAGGGCGAAACCCTGGACGTCGCCGGCGTCGAGGACAAGTTCGGCCTGCCGCCGGAGCGGATCGTCGATTTTCTCGCGCTGATGGGCGACAAGGTCGATAACATTCCCGGCGTGCCCGGCGTCGGCGAGAAAACCGCGCTGGGACTCTTGCAGGGCATGAACGGCGGCCTGGACACTGTGTACGGCGATCTGGAGCGCGTGACGACGCTCGGCTTTCGCGGCGCCAAGAGCCTGCCCAAAAAGCTCGAAGCGCACCGCGATCAGGCGTTTTTGTCGTATGACCTTGCCACCATCAAGACCGACTGCGAGCTGCCCGCCGGCCTCGACGACCTGGAGATTGCCCACCCGGACCGGGAGGCGCTGGTGGCGCTCTACCGCGAGCTCGAGTTCAAGCGCGAGCTTGCCGAGCTTTTGGAAGGCCGGGACGAAGGCGTGGACGACGTGAAGGGCGGCACCTCGGCACCGGAAAGCGCCGCCGAAGGCGATGGCGATACTGGCGAGTCGTCTTCCCGCCAGCGAGAAGATGCGGTTATCACCATCCAGAAGGAGCTCGACGCCTGGCTTGCCCGGCTACAAAAGGCCGAGCGCTTCTGCTTTGACCTGGAAACCACCAGCCTCAACTACATGGAGGCGGAGATCGTCGGCGTAGGGCTTGCGCTCGAGGCCGGCGAGGCGGCCTACATTCCGCTGGCCCACGACTATCTCGACGCCCCGGAGCAGCTCGACCGCCGGGCGGTGCTCGAGGCGCTCACTCCGCTCTGGGAGAGCGCCGACAAGACCAAGCTCGGCCAGAACCTCAAGTACGATATCTCGGTGCTGGCAAGCTACGGCATCAGCGTCGCGCCGCCGCTTGCCGACACCATGCTCGCCTCCTACGTGCTCAACTCCACCGCCACCCGCCACGACATGGACTCGCTGGCGCTCAAATACCTGGGCGAAACCACCACCGCCTTTGCCGACGTGGCGGGCAAGGGCGCCAGGCAGCTCACCTTCAACCAGGTGGCGCTGGAGCAGGCCGTGCCCTATGCCTGCGAAGACGTGGACATCACATTGCGGCTGTTCGACGAGCTGATGCCCCGGGTCAAGGGCGAAGGCCGGCTGGAAGAGGTGCTGGAAACCCTTGAGCTGCCGCTGATCCCGGTGCTCTCGCGCATGGAACGCGCCGGCGTGGCGCTGGACGTCGAGCGCCTGCACGCCCAGAGCAAGGAACTCGAGGCGCGCATTCACGAGCTGGAACAAAAGGCCTTTGATCTGGCCGGGCGCGAGTTCAACCTGAGCTCGCCCAAGCAGCTCGGCGAGATTCTGTTCGACGAGCAGAAAATCCCTGTGCTCAAGAAAACCCCCAAGGGCGCACCGTCCACCGCCGAAGCGGTGCTTGAGGAGCTGGCGCTGGATTACCCATTGCCCAAGGTCATCATCGAACACCGCGGGCTTTCCAAGCTCAAGTCCACCTACACCGACAAGCTGCCGAGGCTGGTCAACCCTGTCACCGAGCGGGTGCACACCAGCTACCACCAGGCGGTGACAGCCACCGGGCGGCTGTCGTCGTCGGACCCCAATCTGCAGAACATTCCCATCCGCACCGAGGAAGGGCGCAAGATCCGCCAGGCGTTCACCGCTCGGCCGGGCTACCGCGTGGTCGCCGCCGACTACTCCCAGATCGAGCTGCGCATCATGGCGCACCTGTCCGAAGACGAGGGGCTGCTCAAGGCCTTCGCCGAGGGCAAGGACATCCACGCCGCCACCGCCGCCGAGGTGTTCGGCACCGAGCTTGGCAAGGTCACAGGCGACCAGCGGCGCAGCGCCAAGGCCATCAACTTCGGGCTGATCTACGGCATGAGCGCCTGGGGTCTTTCCCGCCAGCTGCACATCGAGCGCAACCAGGCGCAGATCTACATCGACCGCTACTTTGACCGCTACCCCGGCGTGGGCCGCTACATGGAGCGTATCCGCGCCCAGGCCGCCGAAGACGGCTTTGTCGAAACCGTTGCCGGCCGGAGGCTCTACCTGCCCGAGATCACCGCCCAGAATCGCAACCGCCGCCAGGCCGCCGAGCGCACCGCGATCAACGCGCCCATGCAGGGCACCGCGGCGGACATCATCAAACGCGCGATGATCGACGTCGACGCCTGGCTGCAGGAAGGCGAGTTTGACGCCCTGATGGTGATGCAGGTCCACGACGAACTCGTCTTCGAAGTCGCCGAAAGCCAGATAGACGCCTTCAAGAAAGAAGTTGCCAAACGCATGGAAAACGCCGCCAGCTTAAGCGTCGCGCTAACCGTAGAAGCGCAAAGCGGCACCCACTGGGACGAAGCGCATTAA
- a CDS encoding Fe2+-dependent dioxygenase yields MMLHVPEVFDKAQVAECRELLRQAQWQDGKATAGFQSAMAKDNMQLPEDSDVARHLSQVVTQAVQRHPLFIAGALPERIFPPLFNCYQGGQSFGLHVDNAMRLDPGRGEYLRTDLSATLFFSEPDTYEGGELIVEDTYGAHSVKLPAGDLILYPASSLHRVTPVTKGARLGSFFWIQSMVRDEGQRSLLFDLDTSIQQIHQNLGADHAASVQLTGVYHNLLRRWGM; encoded by the coding sequence ATGATGCTTCACGTGCCCGAGGTGTTCGACAAGGCCCAGGTGGCCGAATGCCGCGAGCTTTTGCGCCAGGCGCAGTGGCAGGACGGCAAGGCCACCGCCGGCTTTCAGTCGGCCATGGCCAAGGACAACATGCAGCTGCCCGAAGACTCCGACGTGGCCCGCCACCTAAGCCAGGTCGTCACCCAGGCAGTGCAGCGCCACCCGCTGTTTATCGCCGGGGCCCTGCCCGAGCGCATTTTTCCGCCGCTGTTCAACTGCTACCAGGGCGGGCAGTCCTTCGGCCTGCACGTGGACAACGCCATGCGCCTGGACCCTGGCCGGGGGGAGTATCTGCGCACGGACCTCTCGGCGACGCTGTTCTTCAGCGAGCCGGACACCTACGAAGGCGGCGAGCTGATCGTCGAAGACACCTACGGTGCCCACAGCGTCAAGCTGCCTGCGGGGGATTTGATTCTCTACCCGGCATCCAGCCTCCACCGGGTCACGCCGGTCACCAAAGGCGCGCGCCTGGGGTCGTTTTTCTGGATTCAGAGCATGGTTCGCGACGAAGGCCAGCGCAGCCTGTTGTTCGACTTGGACACCTCTATCCAGCAGATCCATCAAAACCTCGGCGCCGACCACGCCGCCAGCGTCCAGCTCACCGGCGTCTATCACAACCTGCTGCGCCGCTGGGGGATGTGA
- a CDS encoding TonB-dependent receptor — translation MNSGITATRRSPYRTFATAASFAVASTALPAMAQTPEATELDAVTVVGEKNTGNKAEYSASDKFVKPLLDTPQTVTAVPEKVIEEQKALSLRQVLSNVSGITFDAGEGGGGSGDKINIRGFSANANMKVDGLRDSSQNNRTDMFNVERVEVIKGPSSVFGGAGTTGGVVNMISKTPQQRDFVDASAGIGTDNRHRATLDANQTLEGLGTDSAFRLNLMAHENDKPGRDEVEQERFGIAPSLTVGLNDTTRATLSYKHQEDDNLLDYGLPARDGEVLPGVDHEAYYGWSNLDDEDIVSDTATLKLEHDFTADTRLENKTRYTHLDRDTTISAPHTDMEGLAPGRYKPAGPQAYRRDVTTEMWINQTQLSTSFATGNLEHELLVGAEFSRETYDRTASNLGLGSDAHPYPDNGYDIGNPPGRWDGGTTYTHRGATEATLNNQAVYAFDTISFTPQWDLSLGLRHDWIDGETIDKDDNERTSTRDSEFSGRAGLVYKPAENGRVYLAYGTSFSPSAENLATSGGLPRGDGGENLSPEKSKTWELGTKWELMNGRLGLNGALFRVDKDDVRERDASGDLYLAGKQRVQGVELGMTGELTDAWDVYANYTYLDSETRESIAGAQTNGRDPEGHSLGNTPEHSLSLWSTYDITNDVQVGYGAQYVDERHVASDVAAKVDDYWLHNAMVAYRVNDRLSAQLNVNNLFDKEYVEGVRGRPGTDSRGSAVEIGDGRSGVLTLDYRF, via the coding sequence GTGAATTCTGGTATTACCGCGACCCGCCGCTCGCCCTATCGCACCTTTGCCACCGCGGCAAGCTTCGCCGTGGCCTCTACCGCTCTGCCGGCCATGGCGCAAACGCCCGAGGCCACCGAGCTCGACGCCGTCACCGTGGTGGGCGAGAAGAACACCGGCAACAAGGCGGAATATTCCGCCTCGGACAAGTTCGTCAAGCCGCTGCTGGATACCCCGCAAACCGTCACCGCGGTACCGGAAAAGGTCATCGAGGAGCAAAAGGCGCTGAGCCTGCGCCAGGTGCTGTCCAACGTCTCGGGCATTACCTTTGACGCCGGCGAAGGCGGCGGCGGCTCCGGCGACAAGATCAATATTCGCGGCTTCAGCGCCAATGCCAACATGAAGGTGGACGGCCTGCGCGACAGCAGCCAGAACAACCGCACCGACATGTTCAACGTCGAGCGGGTGGAAGTGATCAAGGGCCCAAGCTCGGTCTTTGGCGGCGCGGGCACCACCGGCGGGGTGGTCAACATGATCAGCAAGACCCCGCAGCAGCGCGACTTTGTCGACGCCAGCGCGGGGATCGGCACGGACAACCGTCACCGCGCTACCCTGGACGCCAACCAGACCCTGGAGGGGCTGGGCACCGACAGCGCCTTCCGCCTGAACCTGATGGCGCACGAAAACGACAAGCCCGGCCGCGACGAAGTCGAGCAGGAGCGTTTCGGCATCGCGCCGTCGCTGACCGTGGGGCTGAACGACACCACCCGCGCGACGCTTTCCTACAAGCACCAGGAAGACGACAACCTGCTGGACTACGGCCTGCCCGCCCGGGACGGCGAGGTGCTGCCGGGGGTGGATCACGAAGCCTACTACGGCTGGAGCAATCTCGACGACGAAGACATCGTAAGCGATACGGCCACGCTCAAGCTGGAGCATGACTTTACCGCCGATACCCGGCTGGAAAACAAGACCCGCTATACCCACCTGGACCGCGATACCACTATCTCTGCGCCGCACACGGACATGGAAGGGCTGGCGCCCGGGCGCTACAAGCCCGCCGGCCCCCAGGCCTACCGCCGCGATGTGACCACCGAGATGTGGATCAACCAGACCCAGCTGAGCACGAGCTTTGCCACCGGCAACCTTGAGCACGAGCTGCTGGTGGGCGCCGAGTTCTCCCGGGAGACCTACGACCGTACCGCCTCCAACCTGGGGCTGGGCTCGGACGCTCATCCGTACCCCGACAACGGCTACGACATCGGCAACCCGCCCGGGCGCTGGGACGGCGGCACCACCTACACGCACCGCGGCGCCACCGAGGCGACGCTGAACAACCAGGCGGTGTATGCGTTTGACACCATCAGCTTCACCCCGCAATGGGATCTGAGCCTGGGCCTGCGCCATGACTGGATCGACGGGGAAACCATCGACAAGGACGACAACGAGCGCACCAGCACCCGGGACAGCGAGTTCAGCGGCCGCGCCGGGCTGGTCTACAAGCCGGCGGAAAACGGCCGGGTGTATCTGGCCTACGGCACTTCGTTCAGTCCCTCGGCGGAAAACCTCGCCACCTCGGGTGGCCTGCCCCGGGGCGACGGCGGCGAAAACCTCTCCCCGGAGAAGAGCAAGACCTGGGAGCTCGGCACCAAGTGGGAGCTGATGAACGGCCGGCTGGGGCTGAACGGCGCGCTGTTCCGCGTGGACAAGGACGACGTGCGCGAGCGCGACGCCAGCGGCGATCTTTATCTCGCCGGCAAGCAGCGCGTACAGGGCGTGGAGCTGGGCATGACCGGCGAGCTGACCGACGCCTGGGACGTGTACGCCAACTACACTTACCTGGACAGCGAAACCCGCGAGTCCATCGCCGGCGCCCAGACCAACGGCCGCGATCCGGAAGGGCACTCGCTTGGCAATACCCCGGAGCACAGCCTGAGCCTGTGGTCCACCTACGACATCACTAACGACGTGCAGGTGGGCTACGGCGCCCAGTACGTGGACGAGCGCCACGTGGCCTCGGACGTGGCCGCCAAGGTGGACGACTACTGGCTGCACAACGCCATGGTGGCCTACCGCGTCAACGACCGGCTCAGCGCCCAGCTCAACGTCAACAACCTCTTTGACAAGGAATACGTTGAGGGCGTGCGCGGCCGCCCGGGGACCGATTCCCGGGGCTCCGCGGTGGAAATCGGCGACGGTCGCTCGGGCGTGCTGACGCTGGACTATCGGTTTTAA
- a CDS encoding IS5 family transposase, translating into MPRQMLTDEHWPKLKSILLQQGIYDKTDLRTTVEGILYRMRTGCPWRDLPEAFGPWNTVYKRFNAWSASGKLMRIFISLVEDPDVEWLFIDGSYVKAHQDSTGAATEDAEAIGKSRAGNTSKIHLAVDAYGLPIAFRITGGEVHDSTEAQALIDGLPAGDALVADKGYDSERIREQVEAKGMAAVIPRRRNSKKGNANLDRGLYRYRHLVENAFARLKPYRAIATRYDKLKRNYESMVALACGFLWLPM; encoded by the coding sequence ATGCCCCGACAAATGCTCACGGATGAACACTGGCCGAAGCTGAAATCTATCCTGCTTCAACAAGGTATTTATGACAAGACCGATCTGCGTACCACGGTGGAAGGCATCCTTTATCGGATGCGAACCGGCTGCCCGTGGCGGGACCTACCGGAGGCGTTTGGCCCCTGGAACACGGTCTACAAGCGCTTCAACGCCTGGTCAGCGAGTGGAAAGCTGATGAGGATTTTCATCTCTCTGGTGGAAGATCCTGATGTCGAGTGGCTATTTATTGATGGTTCCTACGTCAAGGCTCACCAAGATAGCACTGGGGCTGCCACGGAAGATGCAGAAGCCATTGGCAAAAGTCGTGCAGGCAATACCAGCAAGATCCACTTGGCCGTGGATGCTTATGGGTTGCCGATCGCCTTCAGAATAACCGGGGGTGAAGTGCACGACAGCACGGAAGCCCAGGCATTGATTGACGGTTTGCCGGCAGGTGACGCGCTGGTGGCTGACAAAGGCTATGACAGTGAACGTATCCGTGAGCAGGTCGAAGCCAAAGGAATGGCTGCCGTCATTCCACGCAGGCGTAACTCGAAAAAAGGAAATGCCAATCTGGACAGAGGGTTATATCGCTACCGGCATCTGGTTGAGAATGCCTTTGCTCGATTGAAACCGTATCGCGCCATTGCGACGCGCTACGATAAGCTCAAACGAAATTACGAAAGCATGGTGGCCTTGGCATGCGGCTTTTTATGGCTACCAATGTGA
- a CDS encoding IS110 family RNA-guided transposase gives MNQHTAIGIDLAKQAFQVCIVNTRQQRVRTNKVLKRAELLDYLRRQPSCRVFMEACGGSHHWSRQFQAMGHEVRLIAPQFVTPFRKGHKTDANDALAIVEAGLRPHMRFVPQKKLEQQDLQSLHRIRDRYIKQRTQLINQVHGLLQEYGIVSGRGQAALKRTLWRVLEDAENELTFTIRELLADQMAELDHQNERIHRLDKQMEQLSRAIPACQRLQAVEGVGPVVATQLYSALGNGKAFSKGRQASAYLGLTPRQFSSGGKVAMTGIGRTGQLSLKAALIRGAHSVIQRLGDKQDSKSHWLRALVDRVGKNKAAVALANKTVRVAWALLHGNTTYRADYVDTEFQC, from the coding sequence ATGAACCAGCATACGGCGATTGGCATTGATTTGGCAAAGCAGGCGTTTCAGGTGTGCATCGTGAATACCCGTCAACAACGCGTTCGTACCAACAAAGTGCTGAAGCGCGCGGAGCTGCTGGATTACCTGCGGCGTCAGCCAAGCTGTCGCGTCTTCATGGAGGCCTGCGGCGGCTCGCATCACTGGTCGCGGCAGTTCCAGGCCATGGGGCATGAGGTACGGCTTATTGCACCGCAGTTTGTCACCCCGTTTCGCAAGGGGCATAAGACCGATGCCAACGATGCGCTGGCGATCGTGGAGGCCGGGTTGCGACCCCACATGCGTTTTGTGCCTCAGAAAAAACTGGAGCAGCAGGACCTGCAGAGCCTGCATCGCATCCGAGATCGTTACATCAAACAGCGCACCCAGCTGATCAACCAGGTACATGGCCTGCTGCAGGAATACGGCATTGTCTCCGGGCGCGGTCAGGCGGCCCTGAAGCGGACCCTGTGGCGTGTGCTGGAGGACGCGGAGAACGAACTGACGTTCACGATACGCGAGCTGCTGGCCGACCAAATGGCCGAGCTGGACCATCAAAATGAGCGCATTCACCGCCTGGACAAGCAAATGGAGCAGCTGAGCCGCGCCATTCCGGCGTGTCAGCGGCTGCAGGCCGTGGAAGGCGTCGGCCCCGTCGTTGCCACCCAGCTCTACAGCGCCCTGGGTAACGGCAAGGCGTTCAGCAAAGGACGACAGGCGTCGGCCTACCTGGGCCTGACACCGCGCCAGTTCAGCAGCGGCGGCAAGGTGGCCATGACGGGGATAGGCCGAACCGGCCAGCTCTCCCTCAAGGCCGCGCTGATCCGCGGGGCGCATTCGGTAATCCAGCGGCTGGGCGACAAGCAGGACAGCAAAAGCCACTGGCTGAGAGCGCTGGTCGACCGCGTGGGCAAGAACAAGGCGGCCGTTGCCCTGGCCAACAAAACCGTGCGAGTGGCCTGGGCGCTGCTGCACGGCAACACGACGTACCGGGCGGATTATGTAGACACCGAATTCCAGTGCTGA
- the ggt gene encoding gamma-glutamyltransferase translates to MLAGTLLLSPLAMAQEAILEGERFHPQESTQGMVATSHTLASEVSRDVLANGGNAVDAAVTAGFALAVTQPRSGNIGGGGFMLISDEDSGEVIAIDYRETAPAAATETMFQDEEGDAVTERSRYTHLASGVPGTVAGLALALEEYGTLSLEEALAPAIRLAEDGFAVPPRFVKGLEDTRERFEPWEASMAKFFKEDGSSYRAGEIFRQPDLAATLKRIADNGASEFYEGETARLLVDEMDRHGGLMTLDDLAGYEPVIREPSHGTYRGHDVYAMSPPSSGGAHIVQMLNVLEGYSIGEMGFGAADTMHVMAEAMKRAYADRAEYLGDTDFVDVPLDGITSTDYADELREQIDMDKATPSDEISAGDPAAYESNETTHFSVVDGDGLAVSNTYTINFSYGSGIVAEGAGFLLNNEMDDFSAKPGVPNAYGLIGGEANKVEPGKRMLSSMTPTIVKKDGSNFLVTGSPGGSRIITTTLQVLMNVIDHDMNVQSAVSAPRMHHQWLPDEVRVEAGFSPDTLELLEQRGHTVSQKSAMGAAQSIVIEDGVFYGGADPRRSTSSAIGL, encoded by the coding sequence GTGCTGGCCGGCACGCTGCTGCTGTCGCCGTTGGCCATGGCCCAGGAGGCCATACTGGAAGGCGAGCGCTTTCACCCACAAGAAAGCACCCAGGGCATGGTGGCCACCAGCCATACCCTGGCGTCCGAGGTGTCCCGGGACGTGCTGGCGAACGGCGGCAACGCCGTGGACGCCGCGGTCACCGCGGGCTTTGCCCTGGCCGTGACCCAGCCGCGCTCGGGCAACATCGGCGGCGGCGGCTTCATGCTGATTTCCGATGAAGACAGCGGCGAGGTCATCGCCATCGACTACCGCGAAACCGCTCCCGCCGCGGCCACCGAGACCATGTTCCAGGACGAAGAGGGCGACGCCGTGACCGAGCGCTCGCGCTACACCCACCTGGCCTCCGGCGTGCCGGGTACCGTGGCCGGCCTGGCGCTGGCGCTGGAAGAATACGGCACTCTGAGCCTGGAAGAGGCGCTGGCCCCGGCCATTCGCCTGGCCGAGGACGGCTTTGCCGTGCCCCCGCGCTTCGTCAAGGGCCTGGAAGATACCCGGGAGCGCTTCGAGCCCTGGGAGGCCAGCATGGCGAAGTTTTTCAAGGAGGACGGCTCGTCCTATCGGGCCGGCGAGATCTTCCGTCAGCCCGACCTGGCCGCCACGCTCAAGCGCATCGCCGACAACGGCGCGAGCGAGTTCTACGAAGGGGAAACCGCGCGCTTGCTGGTCGACGAAATGGACAGGCACGGCGGGCTGATGACCCTGGACGACCTCGCCGGCTACGAGCCGGTGATCCGCGAGCCCAGCCACGGCACCTACCGCGGCCACGACGTCTACGCCATGAGCCCGCCCTCGTCCGGCGGCGCGCACATCGTGCAGATGCTCAACGTGCTCGAGGGCTATTCCATCGGCGAGATGGGCTTTGGCGCGGCGGACACCATGCACGTCATGGCCGAGGCGATGAAGCGCGCCTACGCCGACCGCGCCGAGTACCTGGGCGACACCGACTTCGTCGACGTGCCGCTGGACGGCATCACCTCCACCGACTATGCCGACGAGCTGCGCGAGCAGATCGACATGGACAAGGCCACCCCCAGCGACGAGATCAGCGCCGGCGACCCCGCCGCCTACGAGTCCAACGAGACCACGCACTTCTCGGTGGTGGACGGCGACGGCCTGGCGGTCTCCAACACCTACACTATCAACTTCAGCTACGGCTCGGGCATCGTGGCGGAAGGCGCGGGCTTTCTGCTCAACAACGAGATGGACGACTTTTCCGCCAAGCCCGGGGTGCCCAACGCCTACGGCCTGATCGGCGGCGAGGCCAACAAGGTGGAGCCAGGCAAGCGCATGCTGTCGTCGATGACGCCGACCATCGTCAAAAAGGACGGCAGCAACTTCCTCGTCACCGGCAGCCCCGGCGGCTCGCGCATCATCACTACCACGCTTCAGGTGCTGATGAACGTCATCGACCACGACATGAACGTTCAGTCGGCGGTCAGCGCACCGCGCATGCACCACCAGTGGCTGCCCGACGAGGTCCGCGTGGAAGCCGGCTTCAGCCCGGACACGCTCGAGCTGCTGGAGCAGCGCGGCCACACCGTCAGCCAAAAGTCGGCCATGGGCGCGGCCCAGTCCATCGTCATTGAGGACGGCGTTTTCTACGGCGGCGCCGACCCGCGGCGCTCCACGTCCTCGGCGATCGGCCTCTAA